One Drosophila santomea strain STO CAGO 1482 chromosome X, Prin_Dsan_1.1, whole genome shotgun sequence DNA segment encodes these proteins:
- the LOC120454941 gene encoding brahma-associated protein of 60 kDa, with the protein MSQRFAPGQAPVQSRYQPPPPAPGMRPYPPPGASFPPRGFPLHPNTTQPVPGTANVAGVPGVPGVPGVPGPSLLQRAAQQSGFQSSLRGTGAGGGGVGSGGGSKRSNESRSLGGGGGKSDFVTAKKKKKLADKILPQKVRDLVPESQAYMDLLTFERKLDATIMRKRLDIQEALKRPMKQKRKLRIFISNTFYPSKEPTNDGEEGAVASWELRVEGRLLEDGKGDPNTKIKRKFSSFFKSLVIELDKELYGPDNHLVEWHRTHTTQETDGFQVKRPGDRNVRCTILLLLDYQPLQFKLDPRLARLLGVHTQTRPVIISALWQYIKTHKLQDAHEREYINCDKYLEQIFSCQRMKFAEIPQRLNPLLHPPDPIVINHFIESGAENKQTACYDIDVEVDDTLKNQMNSFLMSTASQQEIQGLDTKIHETVDTINQMKTNREFFLSFAKDPQMFIHRWIISQTRDLKLMTDVVGNPEEERRSEFYYQPWTHEAVSRYFFTKVNQKRAELEQALGIRNG; encoded by the exons ATGTCGCAACGCTTTGCACCTGGCCAAGCGCCAGTGCAGTCGCGCTATcagccaccaccaccggcGCCCGGCATGCGTCCCTATCCGCCGCCAGGCGCCTCTTTTCCG CCGCGCGGGTTTCCCCTGCATCCGAACACCACGCAACCCGTTCCCGGCACGGCGAACGTGGCCGGAGTACCGGGAGTTCCTGGAGTGCCGGGCGTACCGGGACCATCGCTGCTGCAGCGCGCCGCCCAACAGTCGGGCTTTCAGAGCAGTCTGCGTGGCACTGGAGCCGGTGGCGGTGGCGTTGGATCCGGCGGAGGCAGCAAGAGATCAAATGAGTCCCGCAGTTtgggtggcggcggtggcaaAAGTGATTTTGTGAcggccaaaaagaaaaagaagctgGCCGACAAGATACTGCCGCAGAAGGTGCGAGATCTGGTGCCCGAATCGCAGGCGTATATGGATCTGTTGACGTTTGAGCGGAAACTGGATGCCACCATCATGCGCAAGCGTCTGGACATCCAGGAGGCCCTCAAGCGACCCATGAAGCAGAAGCGCAAGCTGCGCATCTTCATCTCGAACACATTCTATCCCAGCAAGGAGCCCACAAACGATGGCGAGGAGGGCGCCGTTGCCTCTTGGGAATTGCGGGTGGAGGGTCGCCTGTTAGAGGATGGCAAGGGCGATCCCAATACGAAGATCAAACGCAAGTTTTCATCGTTCTTCAAGTCGCTGGTTATCGAGCTGGACAAGGAGCTGTACGGTCCGGACAACCATCTGGTCGAGTGGCATCGCACTCACACCACCCAGGAGACGGACGGTTTCCAGGTGAAGCGGCCAGGCGATCGCAATGTGCGCTGCACCATCCTCCTGCTGCTTGACTACCAGCCGCTGCAGTTCAAGCTGGACCCGCGACTCGCCAGGTTGCTGGGCGTACACACACAGACCAGGCCGGTGATTATATCCGCCCTGTGGCAGTACATCAAGACCCATAAACTGCAGGATGCCCACGAGCGGGAGTACATTAATTGCGACAAGTATCTGGAGCAGATATTCAGCTGCCAGCGAATGAAGTTCGCCGAGATACCGCAACGCCTCAATCCGCTGCTGCATCCGCCCGATCCGATTGTGATCAATCACTTCATTGAGAGCGGGGCGGAGAACAAGCAGACCGCTTGCTACGACATCGATGTGGAGGTGGATGATACGCTCAAAAACCAGATGAACAGCTTCCTGATGAGCACGGCTAGCCAACAGGAGATCCAGGGCCTGGACACCAAGATCCACGAGACGGTGGACACGATCAACCAGATGAAGACGAACAGGGAGTTCTTCTTGAGCTTCGCCAAGGATCCGCAAATGTTTATCCATCGCTGGATCATCAGTCAGACGAGAGATTTGAAG CTGATGACTGATGTGGTAGGCAATCCGGAGGAGGAGCGTCGTTCGGAGTTCTACTACCAGCCATGGACGCACGAGGCCGTTTCGCGCTACTTCTTCACCAAGGTCAACCAGAAGCGGGCCGAATTGGAGCAGGCGCTGGGCATACGCAACGGCTAG
- the LOC120454943 gene encoding 26S proteasome non-ATPase regulatory subunit 5: MEDSWWVANLKALESRPQRLEALTTMNTTIAKDAALSRQIIERLLTTAELYDCANSAADSHVPKDQAVDVTLELLGHCLDQLAMDTADEQLPSLLRRGLTHPNPALRALVLARLLKELRRQLVAGQVRTLPNNELIFLILDELKQPNTEGTSLAINILSIVLVQRLSDADVQAKLVHLLQQNEIVRCCAYELAVVLAQESAASLSAVKFILDAALSELDNDDVLLQASVMELLVPLAEQNHGLSYMERRRVLDIISTRVQRIEEHPLDALLIPSIMKFFGKIAAYQPLKIIAGYPHMLACLFQQLQSEDESILPTSMDTLANLASTPQGKMLLHLHFNAAVEESFKIYGSYTKKLSAPIKERLLNSLDVIYEVETPPTKELNIILKSWYECFAGGAHANVIMDLINTPFPDLQMAALALLKTICKYDWGIVALKNTGGAVEFLLSRQRDLHRDIKYIKWQIMEILSASAEFSPTETVRFTAYVNEGPYHVQADLDIATEPQGNA; this comes from the exons atgGAGGACAGTTGGTGGGTGGCCAATTTAAAGGCTCTGGAGTCGAGGCCACAACGCCTTGAGGCGCTGACCACGATGAACACGACCATCGCAAAGGACGCGGCTCTTTCGCGGCAAATCATTGAACGCCTGCTGACCACGGCGGAGTTGTATGACTGTGCCAATTCTGCGGCGGATTCGCATGTTCCCAAGGATCAGGCTGTGGACGTGACCCTGGAGTTGCTGGGCCACTGCCTTGATCAGCTGGCAATGGACACAGCCGACGAGCAACTGCCCAGTTTGCTGAGACGTGGCTTGACCCACCCGAATCCTGCCCTGCGTGCCCTGGTGTTGGCCAGGTTGCTCAAGGAGCTGCGCCGCCAGTTGGTTGCCGGGCAGGTTCGCACCCTGCCCAACAATGAGCTTATATTCCTCATCTTGGACGAGCTGAAACAGCCGAATACGGAGGGCACCTCACTGGCCATCAATATACTGTCCATTGTGCTTGTTCAGCGACTCAGCGATGCTGATGTGCAGGCCAAACTAGTGCACCTCCTCCAGCAGAATGAGATCGTGCGCTGTTGCGCCTACGAATTGGCAGTGGTGCTGGCCCAGGAGAGTGCCGCCTCGCTCAGTGCTGTCAAATTCATTCTGGACGCTGCGCTCAGCGAACTGGACAACGACGATGTTTTATTGCAGGCCAGCGTCATGGAGCTCCTGGTACCACTTGCTGAACAGAACCATGGTCTCTCCTACATGGAACGGCGTCGTGTTTTGGATATAATCAGCACACGGGTCCAACGCATCGAGGAGCATCCGTTAGACGCCCTGCTCATACCCAGCATTATGAAGTTTTTCGGCAAAATTGCCGCATACCAGCCTCTGAAGATCATTGCCGGCTACCCGCACATGCTCGCCTGTTTGTTCCAGCAGCTGCAATCGGAGGATGAGAGTATTCTGCCCACCTCCATGGATACGCTGGCCAATTTGGCCAGTACTCCGCAGGGTAAGATGCTCCTGCACCTGCACTTCAACGCGGCCGTGGAGGAGTCCTTTAAGATATATGGCTCGTACACAAAGAAGCTATCGGCGCCCATCAAGGAGCGGCTGCTCAACTCGCTGGATGTGATTTATGAGGTGGAGACACCGCCCACCAAAGAACTCAA TATCATTCTTAAAAGCTGGTACGAGTGCTTCGCTGGGGGAGCGCATGCCAATGTTATCATGGACCTGATCAACACCCCGTTTCCTGACCTACAAATGGCCGCCTTGGCGCTGTTGAAGACCATTTGCAAGTACGACTGGGGCATTGTAGCTCTTAAGAATACCGGCGGTGCTGTGGAGTTCCTGCTGTCGCGTCAAAGGGATCTGCACAGGGACATTAAGTATATCAAGTGGCAAATCATGGAGATTCTGTCCGCCAGCGCCGAGTTCTCGCCCACCGAAACCGTCCGTTTTACGGCCTACGTGAACGAGGGACCCTATCACGTCCAGGCGGACCTCGATATAGCCACCGAACCGCAGGGCAACGCCTAG